One part of the Mytilus trossulus isolate FHL-02 chromosome 11, PNRI_Mtr1.1.1.hap1, whole genome shotgun sequence genome encodes these proteins:
- the LOC134689930 gene encoding uncharacterized protein LOC134689930, with protein sequence MDNSLIRCKRVTKEDYEKVMAIIPPSEIYNGNDYLPDYFHILIDMPNNEMYAAVIGDKFVGLTLKTTIDSGRSVVTRAVRVSKNYAGKGIAGIMSKWMDIGGPLYRPEVIWHKFTANRTHSPLLQLTDKGIHIKTSEQELVPKPKAQVK encoded by the exons ATGGACAACAGCCTGATAAGATGTAAAAGGGTGACAAAAGAAGATTATGAGAAAGTGATGGCTATCATACCTCCCTCTGAGATCTATAATGGCAATGACTATCTACCCGACTATTTCCATATACTAATTGATATGCCAAACAACGAGATGTATGCTGCTGTCATAGGAGATAAATTT GTAGGATTGACTTTAAAGACAACTATAGATAGTGGTAGAAGTGTAGTTACTAGGGCAGTGAGAGTTTCCAAGAACTATGCTGGTAAAGGAATCGCTGGTATAATGTCTAAATGGATGGATATAGGAGGACCTCTTTACCGACCGGAAGTAATTTGGCATAAATTTACTGCAAATAGAACCCATTCACCATTACTTCAACTGACTGACAAAGGAATCCACATAAAAACATCAGAACAG GAGCTTGTTCCCAAACCAAAAGCTCAAGTTAAATAA
- the LOC134689648 gene encoding uncharacterized protein LOC134689648, translating into MIRNLIRCKRVTKEDYEKVISIFPPSEIYNGGDYLPDYFHMLIDMPNNEMYAAVIGDKFVGFTLMTSVDDRSSIVTRAGRVSKEYAGNGIAGMMLKWMDKGSPLYRPEVLWHKTIGNTTHSPLPQLINKGIYKKIVEQDLRFYDTHKGTLQNKYNVIINSNANSSFKAESIDEKVLGEILASTDHKPYLFPENEIVSDDVPYRAIKYNAPLIVSKRTTVVVSDLNCPQRTLLSISNFWQAPIGMVLNFNVYGCLSENSKEHLILHFAKFLDRPMSEYILLRAISSHGTSWTFLEKVLEQFDFKRTEFYGKGLVSVRRKIIS; encoded by the exons ATGATCAGGAACCTGATAAGATGCAAAAGAGTGACCAAAGAAGACTATGAAAAAGTGATATCTATATTTCCACCATCTGAGATTTATAATGGCGGTGATTATCTTCCTGATTATTTCCATATGCTGATTGATATGCCAAACAACGAGATGTATGCTGCTGTCATTGGAGATaaattt GTAGGATTCACTTTGATGACATCTGTTGATGACAGGAGCAGTATAGTTACTAGGGCAGGGAGAGTTTCAAAAGAATACGCTGGCAATGGCATTGCTGGAATGATGTTAAAATGGATGGACAAAGGCAGTCCTCTTTACCGTCCAGAAGTCTTGTGGCATAAAACTATAGGAAATACAACCCATTCACCGTTACCTCAATTGATAAACAAaggaatatacaaaaaaatcgtaGAACAA GATCTAAGATTTTACGACACACACAAAGGGACACTACAAAATAAGTACAATGTCATAATCAATTCGAATGCAAATTCATCATTTAAAGCTGAAAGTATTGATGAAAAGGTGCTTGGTGAAATTCTAGCATCAACTGACCATAAACCGTACTTATTCCCTGAGAATGAAATAGTTTCTGATGACGTACCATACAGGGCTATTAAATATAATGCTCCTCTAATTGTTTCAAAACGAACTACAGTTGTGGTGTCTGACTTGAATTGTCCACAAAGAACTTTACTTTCAATAAGTAATTTCTGGCAGGCACCAATTggaatggttttaaattttaacgtGTATGGCTGTTTGTCTGAGAATTCTAAAGAGCACCTCATTTTACACTTCGCAAAGTTTCTTGATCGACCAATGAGTGAATATATATTACTTCGTGCTATATCAAGCCATGGAACTAGTTGGACATTTTTGGAAAAAGTCTTGGAACAATTTGATTTCAAAAGAACCGAATTTTATGGGAAAGGTTTAGTAAGTGTCAGACGAAAAATAATAAGCtaa
- the LOC134689649 gene encoding uncharacterized protein LOC134689649 isoform X5 — translation MTTVDDGRSIVTRAGRISKEYAGQGIGGIMLKWMNKGSPLYRPEVLWHKTAGNATDSPLPQLIKTGVYTKTLEQDIRCYDTHKTTLHNKDTVMRKNNPSFKAERIDDKLLGEILESNDHKQFLFPENEIVADYVPYRAMNSNASLIVSKRTSVVVSDLNCPQRTLLSISNFWQAPLGMVCNFNVYGCVSGNIKEHLILHFAKCICRPLRDYILLRCISSKGTSLTFLDNAVEEYGFNRTEFYGKGLVSVRRRIASKL, via the exons ATGACAACTGTTGATGATGGGAGAAGTATAGTGACTAGAGCAGGGAGAATCTCCAAAGAATACGCTGGTCAAGGCATTGGTGGAATCATGTTAAAATGGATGAACAAAGGTAGTCCTCTTTACCGTCCCGAAGTCTTGTGGCATAAAACTGCAGGAAATGCAACAGATTCACCGTTACCGCAATTGATTAAAACAGGAGTATACACCAAAACATTAGAACAG GATATTCGATGTTACGACACACATAAAACAACGCTACACAATAAGGACACTGTTATGAGGAAAAACAATCCTTCGTTTAAAGCTGAGAGAATCGATGATAAATTGCTTGGTGAAATTCTAGAATCAAATGACCATAAACAGTTCTTATTCCCTGAGAATGAAATAGTTGCTGACTACGTACCGTACAGGGCTATGAATTCGAATGCTTCTCTGATTGTTTCTAAACGTACTTCAGTTGTGGTGTCTGATTTGAATTGTCCACAAAGAACTTTACTTTCAATAAGTAATTTCTGGCAGGCACCACTTGGAATGGTTTGTAATTTCAACGTGTATGGCTGTGTGTCTGGGAATATTAAAGAGCACCTCATTTTACACTTTGCTAAATGTATCTGTCGGCCACTGCGTGATTATATACTTCTTCGTTGTATATCAAGCAAAGGAACTAGTTTGACTTTTTTGGACAACGCTGTCGAAGAATATGGGTTTAATAGAACAGAATTTTATGGAAAAGGTTTAGTAAGTGTCAGAAGAAGAATAGCAAGCAAACTGTAA
- the LOC134689649 gene encoding uncharacterized protein LOC134689649 isoform X4, with product MAVGFSLMTTVDDGRSIVTRAGRISKEYAGQGIGGIMLKWMNKGSPLYRPEVLWHKTAGNATDSPLPQLIKTGVYTKTLEQDIRCYDTHKTTLHNKDTVMRKNNPSFKAERIDDKLLGEILESNDHKQFLFPENEIVADYVPYRAMNSNASLIVSKRTSVVVSDLNCPQRTLLSISNFWQAPLGMVCNFNVYGCVSGNIKEHLILHFAKCICRPLRDYILLRCISSKGTSLTFLDNAVEEYGFNRTEFYGKGLVSVRRRIASKL from the exons ATGGCG gtAGGATTCTCTTTAATGACAACTGTTGATGATGGGAGAAGTATAGTGACTAGAGCAGGGAGAATCTCCAAAGAATACGCTGGTCAAGGCATTGGTGGAATCATGTTAAAATGGATGAACAAAGGTAGTCCTCTTTACCGTCCCGAAGTCTTGTGGCATAAAACTGCAGGAAATGCAACAGATTCACCGTTACCGCAATTGATTAAAACAGGAGTATACACCAAAACATTAGAACAG GATATTCGATGTTACGACACACATAAAACAACGCTACACAATAAGGACACTGTTATGAGGAAAAACAATCCTTCGTTTAAAGCTGAGAGAATCGATGATAAATTGCTTGGTGAAATTCTAGAATCAAATGACCATAAACAGTTCTTATTCCCTGAGAATGAAATAGTTGCTGACTACGTACCGTACAGGGCTATGAATTCGAATGCTTCTCTGATTGTTTCTAAACGTACTTCAGTTGTGGTGTCTGATTTGAATTGTCCACAAAGAACTTTACTTTCAATAAGTAATTTCTGGCAGGCACCACTTGGAATGGTTTGTAATTTCAACGTGTATGGCTGTGTGTCTGGGAATATTAAAGAGCACCTCATTTTACACTTTGCTAAATGTATCTGTCGGCCACTGCGTGATTATATACTTCTTCGTTGTATATCAAGCAAAGGAACTAGTTTGACTTTTTTGGACAACGCTGTCGAAGAATATGGGTTTAATAGAACAGAATTTTATGGAAAAGGTTTAGTAAGTGTCAGAAGAAGAATAGCAAGCAAACTGTAA
- the LOC134689649 gene encoding histidine N-acetyltransferase-like isoform X1, with protein sequence MIRNLIRCKRVTKEDYEKVMAIFPPSEIYNGGDYLPDYFHMLIDMPHNEMYAAVIGDKFVGFSLMTTVDDGRSIVTRAGRISKEYAGQGIGGIMLKWMNKGSPLYRPEVLWHKTAGNATDSPLPQLIKTGVYTKTLEQDIRCYDTHKTTLHNKDTVMRKNNPSFKAERIDDKLLGEILESNDHKQFLFPENEIVADYVPYRAMNSNASLIVSKRTSVVVSDLNCPQRTLLSISNFWQAPLGMVCNFNVYGCVSGNIKEHLILHFAKCICRPLRDYILLRCISSKGTSLTFLDNAVEEYGFNRTEFYGKGLVSVRRRIASKL encoded by the exons ATGATCAGGAACCTGATAAGATGTAAAAGGGTGACAAAAGAAGACTATGAAAAAGTGATGGCTATATTTCCACCGTCTGAGATTTATAATGGCGGTGACTATCTTCCTGATTATTTTCATATGCTGATTGATATGCCACACAACGAAATGTATGCCGCTGTCATTGGGGACAAATTT gtAGGATTCTCTTTAATGACAACTGTTGATGATGGGAGAAGTATAGTGACTAGAGCAGGGAGAATCTCCAAAGAATACGCTGGTCAAGGCATTGGTGGAATCATGTTAAAATGGATGAACAAAGGTAGTCCTCTTTACCGTCCCGAAGTCTTGTGGCATAAAACTGCAGGAAATGCAACAGATTCACCGTTACCGCAATTGATTAAAACAGGAGTATACACCAAAACATTAGAACAG GATATTCGATGTTACGACACACATAAAACAACGCTACACAATAAGGACACTGTTATGAGGAAAAACAATCCTTCGTTTAAAGCTGAGAGAATCGATGATAAATTGCTTGGTGAAATTCTAGAATCAAATGACCATAAACAGTTCTTATTCCCTGAGAATGAAATAGTTGCTGACTACGTACCGTACAGGGCTATGAATTCGAATGCTTCTCTGATTGTTTCTAAACGTACTTCAGTTGTGGTGTCTGATTTGAATTGTCCACAAAGAACTTTACTTTCAATAAGTAATTTCTGGCAGGCACCACTTGGAATGGTTTGTAATTTCAACGTGTATGGCTGTGTGTCTGGGAATATTAAAGAGCACCTCATTTTACACTTTGCTAAATGTATCTGTCGGCCACTGCGTGATTATATACTTCTTCGTTGTATATCAAGCAAAGGAACTAGTTTGACTTTTTTGGACAACGCTGTCGAAGAATATGGGTTTAATAGAACAGAATTTTATGGAAAAGGTTTAGTAAGTGTCAGAAGAAGAATAGCAAGCAAACTGTAA
- the LOC134689649 gene encoding uncharacterized protein LOC134689649 isoform X3: MIRNLVGFSLMTTVDDGRSIVTRAGRISKEYAGQGIGGIMLKWMNKGSPLYRPEVLWHKTAGNATDSPLPQLIKTGVYTKTLEQDIRCYDTHKTTLHNKDTVMRKNNPSFKAERIDDKLLGEILESNDHKQFLFPENEIVADYVPYRAMNSNASLIVSKRTSVVVSDLNCPQRTLLSISNFWQAPLGMVCNFNVYGCVSGNIKEHLILHFAKCICRPLRDYILLRCISSKGTSLTFLDNAVEEYGFNRTEFYGKGLVSVRRRIASKL; encoded by the exons ATGATCAGGAACCTG gtAGGATTCTCTTTAATGACAACTGTTGATGATGGGAGAAGTATAGTGACTAGAGCAGGGAGAATCTCCAAAGAATACGCTGGTCAAGGCATTGGTGGAATCATGTTAAAATGGATGAACAAAGGTAGTCCTCTTTACCGTCCCGAAGTCTTGTGGCATAAAACTGCAGGAAATGCAACAGATTCACCGTTACCGCAATTGATTAAAACAGGAGTATACACCAAAACATTAGAACAG GATATTCGATGTTACGACACACATAAAACAACGCTACACAATAAGGACACTGTTATGAGGAAAAACAATCCTTCGTTTAAAGCTGAGAGAATCGATGATAAATTGCTTGGTGAAATTCTAGAATCAAATGACCATAAACAGTTCTTATTCCCTGAGAATGAAATAGTTGCTGACTACGTACCGTACAGGGCTATGAATTCGAATGCTTCTCTGATTGTTTCTAAACGTACTTCAGTTGTGGTGTCTGATTTGAATTGTCCACAAAGAACTTTACTTTCAATAAGTAATTTCTGGCAGGCACCACTTGGAATGGTTTGTAATTTCAACGTGTATGGCTGTGTGTCTGGGAATATTAAAGAGCACCTCATTTTACACTTTGCTAAATGTATCTGTCGGCCACTGCGTGATTATATACTTCTTCGTTGTATATCAAGCAAAGGAACTAGTTTGACTTTTTTGGACAACGCTGTCGAAGAATATGGGTTTAATAGAACAGAATTTTATGGAAAAGGTTTAGTAAGTGTCAGAAGAAGAATAGCAAGCAAACTGTAA
- the LOC134689649 gene encoding uncharacterized protein LOC134689649 isoform X2, giving the protein MIRNLIRCKRVTKEDYEKVMAIFPPSEIYNGGFSLMTTVDDGRSIVTRAGRISKEYAGQGIGGIMLKWMNKGSPLYRPEVLWHKTAGNATDSPLPQLIKTGVYTKTLEQDIRCYDTHKTTLHNKDTVMRKNNPSFKAERIDDKLLGEILESNDHKQFLFPENEIVADYVPYRAMNSNASLIVSKRTSVVVSDLNCPQRTLLSISNFWQAPLGMVCNFNVYGCVSGNIKEHLILHFAKCICRPLRDYILLRCISSKGTSLTFLDNAVEEYGFNRTEFYGKGLVSVRRRIASKL; this is encoded by the exons ATGATCAGGAACCTGATAAGATGTAAAAGGGTGACAAAAGAAGACTATGAAAAAGTGATGGCTATATTTCCACCGTCTGAGATTTATAATGGCG GATTCTCTTTAATGACAACTGTTGATGATGGGAGAAGTATAGTGACTAGAGCAGGGAGAATCTCCAAAGAATACGCTGGTCAAGGCATTGGTGGAATCATGTTAAAATGGATGAACAAAGGTAGTCCTCTTTACCGTCCCGAAGTCTTGTGGCATAAAACTGCAGGAAATGCAACAGATTCACCGTTACCGCAATTGATTAAAACAGGAGTATACACCAAAACATTAGAACAG GATATTCGATGTTACGACACACATAAAACAACGCTACACAATAAGGACACTGTTATGAGGAAAAACAATCCTTCGTTTAAAGCTGAGAGAATCGATGATAAATTGCTTGGTGAAATTCTAGAATCAAATGACCATAAACAGTTCTTATTCCCTGAGAATGAAATAGTTGCTGACTACGTACCGTACAGGGCTATGAATTCGAATGCTTCTCTGATTGTTTCTAAACGTACTTCAGTTGTGGTGTCTGATTTGAATTGTCCACAAAGAACTTTACTTTCAATAAGTAATTTCTGGCAGGCACCACTTGGAATGGTTTGTAATTTCAACGTGTATGGCTGTGTGTCTGGGAATATTAAAGAGCACCTCATTTTACACTTTGCTAAATGTATCTGTCGGCCACTGCGTGATTATATACTTCTTCGTTGTATATCAAGCAAAGGAACTAGTTTGACTTTTTTGGACAACGCTGTCGAAGAATATGGGTTTAATAGAACAGAATTTTATGGAAAAGGTTTAGTAAGTGTCAGAAGAAGAATAGCAAGCAAACTGTAA